A genomic segment from Acidimicrobiales bacterium encodes:
- a CDS encoding aminotransferase class V-fold PLP-dependent enzyme has protein sequence MRGPSDLLAWRDEFPVVGTKVFLGAHTLAPLSRRARAAVDRFLDVWEDIASAERVWFHHIIPEMRRLEDLYARLIGADAADVVLTPSVSTALSSLASAVDLRDGRDEVVLSRREFPTDCHVWLAQQRRGARVRWVDGSDEAAFLDAVGPSTAVVSASRVSYLDGSVLDAAALVQGCRAAGALCVLDDYHGSGVVAIDVQALRADALVGGPLKYLLGGPGVAFLYVRPDLAATLEPTVTGWFSQRDFFAFDNSAVDWPAHAGRFALGTPAPAAIFAAAAGLDIVHEVGPDRIVARVAELTAYTVDRAAEEGWAVRTPSDPARRGGLVAVEVPGAPEVLDALLDRGVIVDERHGALRLCPHFFTSEDDVDAFFAALRDVADDTGPTAATDGGSALANR, from the coding sequence GTGAGGGGACCGTCGGACCTGCTCGCCTGGCGGGACGAGTTTCCGGTCGTGGGCACCAAGGTGTTCCTCGGCGCCCACACCCTGGCGCCGCTCTCCCGGCGGGCGAGGGCGGCGGTCGACCGCTTCCTCGACGTGTGGGAGGACATCGCCTCCGCCGAGCGGGTGTGGTTCCACCACATCATCCCGGAGATGCGGCGGCTGGAGGACCTCTACGCCCGGCTGATCGGCGCCGACGCCGCCGACGTCGTCCTCACGCCGTCGGTCAGCACGGCGCTGTCGTCGCTCGCCTCCGCCGTCGACCTGCGCGACGGGCGCGACGAGGTCGTGCTGTCCCGGCGCGAGTTCCCCACCGACTGCCACGTGTGGCTGGCCCAGCAGCGGCGGGGGGCGCGCGTGCGCTGGGTGGACGGGTCCGACGAGGCGGCGTTCCTCGACGCCGTCGGGCCGTCGACGGCCGTCGTCAGCGCGTCGCGGGTCTCCTACCTCGACGGGTCGGTGCTCGACGCGGCCGCGCTCGTCCAGGGCTGCCGGGCGGCCGGCGCCCTCTGCGTGCTCGACGACTACCACGGCTCGGGGGTCGTCGCGATCGACGTGCAGGCGCTCCGGGCCGACGCGCTCGTCGGCGGGCCGCTCAAGTACCTGCTGGGCGGGCCCGGCGTGGCCTTCCTCTACGTGCGGCCCGACCTCGCCGCCACCCTCGAGCCCACCGTCACCGGGTGGTTCAGCCAGCGCGACTTCTTCGCCTTCGACAACTCGGCCGTCGACTGGCCGGCCCACGCCGGGCGCTTCGCCCTCGGCACGCCGGCCCCGGCCGCCATCTTCGCGGCGGCCGCGGGGCTCGACATCGTCCACGAGGTAGGACCCGACCGCATCGTCGCCAGGGTGGCGGAGCTGACCGCCTACACCGTCGACCGGGCGGCCGAGGAGGGCTGGGCCGTGCGCACGCCGTCCGACCCGGCGCGGCGGGGCGGGCTGGTCGCCGTCGAGGTGCCCGGCGCCCCGGAGGTGCTCGACGCGCTCCTCGACCGGGGCGTGATCGTCGACGAGCGGCACGGCGCACTGCGGCTGTGCCCGCA
- a CDS encoding L-threonylcarbamoyladenylate synthase, whose amino-acid sequence MPVTVLEAGGDRPPREVVDAVVEALLRGGVVALPTDTVYGLAVDPGVPGATRRLFELKERPDTQPVAVLVASLDQARLLAHPVPAYASKLMATHWPGALTLVLPRRRGVGLELGPPPDTVGVRCPDDPLVRAVADRLGPLATTSANRHRHPTPETAGEIAALFGDRLALVVDGGARAGRASTVVDCTGSSPVVLREGEVRV is encoded by the coding sequence GTGCCCGTGACCGTGCTGGAAGCCGGCGGCGACCGGCCGCCCCGCGAGGTCGTCGACGCCGTGGTCGAGGCGCTGCTGCGGGGCGGGGTCGTCGCCCTGCCGACCGACACGGTGTACGGGCTGGCCGTCGACCCCGGCGTGCCCGGCGCCACCAGGCGGCTGTTCGAGCTGAAGGAGCGGCCCGACACGCAGCCCGTCGCCGTGCTCGTCGCCTCGCTCGACCAGGCCCGCCTGCTCGCCCACCCCGTCCCGGCGTACGCGTCGAAGCTCATGGCCACCCACTGGCCGGGGGCGCTCACGCTGGTGCTGCCCCGGCGCCGCGGCGTCGGGCTCGAGCTCGGGCCGCCGCCGGACACCGTCGGCGTGCGCTGCCCGGACGACCCGCTCGTGCGGGCCGTCGCCGACCGACTCGGGCCGCTGGCCACGACCAGCGCCAACCGCCACCGCCACCCGACGCCGGAGACCGCCGGCGAGATCGCCGCCCTGTTCGGCGACCGGCTGGCGCTCGTGGTGGACGGCGGGGCGCGCGCCGGCCGGGCCTCCACCGTGGTCGACTGCACCGGGTCGTCGCCCGTCGTGCTGCGGGAAGGGGAGGTGCGGGTGTGA
- a CDS encoding zinc-binding dehydrogenase gives MRAVVMRAGRLVVDDVPDPSPGPGQVLGRVLACGICGSDLHALTHGDRLAAATREAAGDDPADPLRPHPMDVTRDVVMGHEFCVQVEAIGDNVGNVAEGDVVVSVPVIGDADGVYPLGYANRYNGGYAERMLLSAPLCVPVPDGLDHRTAALTEPLAVGVHAVHRSRITPADAAVVVGCGPVGLAVVAALRMAGVGVVVAADHSARRRELAGHLGATEVVDPREEPAVAAWRRVDGRRPLVLFEAVGVPGMIDAAIRDVPRRSRICVVGVCMEDDVIRPLVAVGKEVDLAFALGYDPLEFVGALGAIADGRVDAAALVTGSVDLDGVPAAFAALADPERHAKILVEPGSGASL, from the coding sequence ATGAGGGCCGTGGTCATGCGGGCCGGGCGGCTGGTGGTCGACGACGTGCCCGACCCCTCCCCCGGCCCCGGCCAGGTGCTCGGCCGGGTGCTGGCCTGCGGCATCTGCGGGAGCGACCTGCACGCGCTGACCCACGGCGACCGGCTGGCCGCCGCCACCAGGGAGGCGGCCGGCGACGACCCCGCCGACCCGCTGCGGCCCCACCCCATGGACGTCACCCGCGACGTGGTCATGGGCCACGAGTTCTGCGTGCAGGTGGAGGCGATCGGCGACAACGTCGGCAACGTGGCCGAGGGCGACGTGGTCGTGTCCGTGCCGGTGATCGGCGACGCCGACGGCGTCTACCCGCTCGGCTACGCCAACCGGTACAACGGCGGCTACGCCGAGCGGATGCTGCTGTCGGCCCCGCTGTGCGTCCCCGTGCCCGACGGCCTCGACCACCGCACGGCGGCGCTGACCGAGCCGCTCGCCGTCGGCGTGCACGCCGTCCACCGGTCGAGGATCACCCCGGCCGACGCGGCCGTCGTCGTCGGCTGCGGGCCCGTCGGCCTCGCCGTCGTCGCCGCCCTCCGCATGGCGGGGGTCGGCGTCGTCGTCGCCGCCGACCACTCGGCCAGGCGCCGGGAGCTGGCCGGGCACCTGGGCGCCACCGAGGTGGTCGACCCCCGCGAGGAGCCGGCCGTGGCCGCCTGGCGCCGGGTCGACGGCCGCCGCCCGCTCGTGCTGTTCGAGGCCGTCGGCGTGCCCGGGATGATCGACGCGGCGATCCGCGACGTGCCGAGAAGGTCCCGCATCTGCGTCGTCGGCGTGTGCATGGAGGACGACGTGATCCGCCCGCTCGTCGCCGTCGGCAAGGAGGTCGACCTGGCCTTCGCCCTCGGCTACGACCCGCTCGAGTTCGTGGGCGCGCTCGGCGCCATCGCCGACGGCCGGGTCGACGCGGCCGCGCTCGTCACCGGCTCGGTGGACCTCGACGGCGTGCCGGCCGCGTTCGCGGCCCTCGCCGACCCCGAGCGCCACGCCAAGATCCTCGTGGAGCCCGGCTCGGGCGCCTCCCTCTAG
- the prmC gene encoding peptide chain release factor N(5)-glutamine methyltransferase → MPDAGAGTVTWGRLAAEAAAALADAGCESPEVDARRIVEQASGYEGAEYHLALDRPATVRGVAHLDGMVARRAAGEPLQYVLGRWAFRTLDLLVDRRVLIPRPETEAVVGHALDELDRMGPGPAVAADLGTGSGAIALSLVAERPRVEVWATDQSAAALDVAVANMAGVGTPAARVRVAHGSWYGALPPELRGRLALVVSNPPYVAATDDLPPVVRHWEPAAALVSGPTGLEAVAEVVAGARAWLAPGAAVVVEIAPHQAGAAVDLALGAGLRDAEVRPDLAGRPRALVARRPA, encoded by the coding sequence GTGCCTGACGCCGGCGCGGGCACGGTCACCTGGGGCCGCCTGGCCGCGGAGGCGGCGGCCGCGCTGGCCGACGCCGGCTGCGAGTCCCCCGAGGTGGACGCCCGCCGCATCGTCGAGCAGGCGTCGGGCTACGAGGGCGCCGAGTACCACCTCGCCCTCGACCGGCCGGCGACCGTGCGGGGGGTGGCCCACCTCGACGGCATGGTGGCCAGGCGGGCCGCCGGCGAGCCGCTCCAGTACGTGCTCGGCCGCTGGGCCTTCCGCACCCTCGACCTGCTCGTCGACCGCCGGGTGCTCATCCCCCGGCCGGAGACCGAGGCCGTCGTCGGCCACGCCCTCGACGAGCTCGACCGCATGGGCCCGGGGCCGGCCGTCGCCGCCGACCTGGGCACCGGCTCGGGCGCCATCGCCCTGTCCCTCGTGGCCGAGCGCCCGCGCGTGGAGGTGTGGGCCACCGACCAGTCGGCCGCCGCCCTCGACGTGGCGGTCGCGAACATGGCCGGGGTGGGCACGCCGGCCGCCCGGGTGCGGGTCGCCCACGGCTCCTGGTACGGCGCCCTGCCGCCGGAGCTGCGGGGCCGGCTGGCGCTCGTCGTCAGCAACCCGCCGTACGTCGCCGCCACCGACGACCTGCCGCCCGTCGTCCGCCACTGGGAGCCGGCGGCCGCGCTGGTGTCGGGGCCGACCGGGCTCGAGGCGGTGGCCGAGGTGGTCGCCGGCGCCCGGGCCTGGCTGGCGCCCGGCGCCGCCGTCGTCGTCGAGATCGCGCCCCACCAGGCCGGCGCGGCCGTCGACCTCGCGCTCGGGGCCGGGCTGCGCGACGCCGAGGTCAGGCCCGACCTGGCCGGCCGTCCGCGCGCCCTCGTCGCCCGCCGGCCGGCCTAG
- the prfA gene encoding peptide chain release factor 1 produces MFERVANLEQELAQVEARLSDPEVLADPAQLRDLSRRHKELDAVVATWRRLKEREGDLATAKEMLVDAEGEDRDMVRAELDDAEADVARLSEELRLLLVPKDPNDDKNVIVEIRGAEGGEEANLFAKDLFDMYAAYATRMGWKLEVLAADRSDMGGYNEVTFLVKGDRVWTHLKHEGGPHRVQRVPVTESQGRVHTSSATVTVLPEAEEVDVQIDPNDLEVDVYRSSGPGGQSVNTSDSAVRITHKPTGLVVSMQDEKSQIQNRARALQVLRSRLLKLEQDRQAAELSDARRGQVGGGGRSEKIRTYNFKENRVSDHRIGLTIYKLDKVLHGELDEVVDALVQDERARQLAEGDGA; encoded by the coding sequence GTGTTCGAACGGGTGGCGAACCTGGAGCAGGAGCTGGCGCAGGTCGAGGCGCGCCTGTCCGACCCCGAGGTGCTCGCCGACCCGGCCCAGCTCCGCGACCTGTCGCGGCGCCACAAGGAGCTCGACGCCGTCGTCGCCACCTGGCGGCGGCTGAAGGAGCGGGAGGGCGACCTCGCCACCGCCAAGGAGATGCTCGTCGACGCCGAGGGCGAGGACCGCGACATGGTGCGGGCCGAGCTCGACGACGCGGAGGCCGACGTCGCCCGGCTGAGCGAGGAGCTGCGGCTGCTGCTCGTGCCGAAGGACCCGAACGACGACAAGAACGTGATCGTCGAGATCCGGGGGGCCGAGGGCGGCGAGGAGGCGAACCTGTTCGCCAAGGACCTGTTCGACATGTACGCCGCCTACGCGACGCGCATGGGCTGGAAGCTGGAGGTGCTCGCCGCCGACCGCTCGGACATGGGCGGCTACAACGAGGTCACGTTCCTCGTGAAGGGCGACCGGGTGTGGACCCACCTGAAGCACGAGGGCGGCCCGCACCGCGTCCAGCGGGTGCCGGTCACCGAGAGCCAGGGCCGCGTCCACACGTCGTCGGCCACGGTGACCGTGCTGCCCGAGGCCGAGGAGGTCGACGTGCAGATCGACCCCAACGACCTCGAGGTCGACGTCTACCGCTCGTCGGGGCCGGGCGGGCAGTCGGTCAACACCTCCGACTCGGCCGTGCGCATCACCCACAAGCCGACCGGGCTGGTGGTGAGCATGCAGGACGAGAAGAGCCAGATCCAGAACCGGGCCAGGGCCCTCCAGGTGCTGCGCAGCCGGCTGCTCAAGCTGGAGCAGGACCGCCAGGCGGCCGAGCTGTCCGACGCCCGCCGCGGCCAGGTCGGCGGCGGCGGCCGGTCCGAGAAGATCAGGACCTACAACTTCAAGGAGAACCGGGTCAGCGACCACCGCATCGGGCTCACCATCTACAAGCTCGACAAGGTGCTCCACGGCGAGCTGGACGAGGTGGTCGACGCGCTCGTGCAGGACGAGCGGGCCCGCCAGCTGGCGGAGGGCGACGGTGCCTGA
- a CDS encoding DUF2243 domain-containing protein: MARTMEHGRPGLAVPGIVLGVGLGGFVDGIVLHQLLQWHHLLSATGDHPVDTVDGLEANTLADGLFHVLAWLATAAGVALVWRAARRGATTWSGRVILGWALVGWGLFDLVEGVVDHHLLGLHHVREGVPNTGVYDVGFLVLGALLVVAGLVVSGASRRRSAPPRPGP, translated from the coding sequence GTGGCGAGGACCATGGAGCACGGGCGGCCCGGCCTCGCCGTCCCCGGCATCGTCCTCGGCGTGGGGCTCGGCGGCTTCGTGGACGGGATCGTCCTGCACCAGCTGCTGCAGTGGCACCACCTGCTGAGCGCCACCGGCGACCACCCGGTCGACACCGTCGACGGGCTGGAGGCGAACACCCTGGCCGACGGGCTGTTCCACGTGCTCGCCTGGCTGGCCACGGCGGCCGGCGTGGCGCTCGTGTGGCGGGCCGCCCGCCGGGGCGCCACCACCTGGTCGGGCCGGGTCATCCTCGGCTGGGCGCTCGTCGGCTGGGGCCTGTTCGACCTCGTCGAGGGCGTCGTCGACCACCACCTCCTCGGCCTGCACCACGTCCGCGAGGGCGTCCCGAACACCGGGGTGTACGACGTGGGCTTCCTCGTCCTCGGCGCCCTGCTCGTCGTGGCCGGCCTGGTGGTCAGCGGCGCCAGTCGCCGGCGAT